ATTTTACCTAATAACTACACCGCGGATATTCGTGATTGTGCAATTATTAGCAGTGGTTATGGCGAGCTATCATCAGAACGTGCCTACTTACGCAGTAACACGATCTCCTGCATCAGAGAAGATGGGGCAGTTATTGAAGCAACCTTTGATTCGTATGCCGTCGGAGAGGATGGGAAAATCGGTATTCGTGGGCGCTTAGTAACAAAACAGGGGCAATATCTTGCGAAAGCGCTTATTGCAGGATTTCTTCAAGCTGGCTCGGAAATGTTCAGTGTTCAGCAAATTCCATCTATCACGTTAACACAGGACGGAATAGGACCAACTCAGTCACCTTATCAACAAATTAACAGCAATAAGGTACAAGGTGCAGCAATGAAAGGCGTAGGCAGCGCACTCAACCGGTTAGCTGACTTTTACATGGATATGGCACAAGACCTGTTCCCTGTAATTGAAATTGACCCTGCCAGATCAATAGATTTTGTTGTCACAAAAGGCGTTCAACTTCAATTCAGACAAACCAATTAAAATACGGACTTACTCTATGAAATTTTTACTATTGCCACTGATGGTTTTAACTACCCTTTCATTAACCGCCTGTTCATCTCTTATGGTCGGTGAAACAGAGTTTGGCTGTAAAGGTATGCCTAATTCAGTAACGTGTATGAGTGTTCGTGACGTACACAAATTGACTGATGGTGAAAACTATCAAGAAAAAATTGATACTGTTTCTCAAATGCAGCTCAACGGAGAAGTAGTAAGCAAAAGCGATATGGATAACATACTCAAATCAGAAAACAGTAAATGGGTTGGTACAGAGTCTGGACAATATGTACCTGTGCCAAAACCTGCGGCAAACCCACAACCCATTAGAAGTGAGTCGATGGTAATGCGTGTTTTAATCGACCCATACGAAAACACAGATGGAGATCTTATCATCACAGGGTATGTCTACACGGAGATATCGCCTCGTAAATGGGAAGTCGGTGTTTCTCGTCCAGATCGCAAGCACAATGCGGTTCTCAAACCACTACAAACACCAGATAACCGAAAATAGCTGGTGGTCAGCAACAATTTTAAAAAGGACTTTTTAAGTCCTTTTTTTATTGCCAAACAAGAAAAGAAATTTTTCAGATGTGAAAGAATCACAATCCACAGATAAATACGCAGATGGTGCAGGATTCAAAATGAAAAATAAGATACACCTTAGTTTAATATCATTAGCTTTAGCTTTCACAACCGCACACGCTCATGCGAACTATGCTGATATCGAAAAAACAAATACACAGACTGTTTTCAATCAAGAAGCATTAAAAGCACATCCCACAAAAACGCCTGATATTCCCAAATTTCTATTACCAAGCAACGGGATAATTGCACTTAATAACAATGGTAATTTACAGCTTCTTACATCGAATGGGCGATTTGTTATCAAGGGAACTTTATATGATACATGGGCGAAAAAAGATTTAACCTCGTTTGAAGAAATTCAAAAGTTTGGATCAATTATTCCTGTAAAGAACCTCAATATTAAAATGGATGATTTGCAGTCTGCAACGTGGGGAAAAGGTCCAAAGCAGACCATTATTTTCACTGACCCGTTCTGCGTTCAGTGCCATGAAACTTTACAGCAACTAAATAATCTGGACCCTGAGAAATATACTGTTCATGTACTTTCCGTAGGCGTTTTAAACAGTAATAGCCAGCAACGCAATTTTGAATTGTATTGTGCAAAAGACAGATACAGAGCTGACAGAGCAATCATTACAGGGAATAACAGTGTACGTTTCGATCAAATTGAAAACTGTGACCGTGAGGCTTTGATGAAAAGGGAAATTACCGCACAAGTTTTTGGTGTGAGTATGATCCCTTTCATTATTCGTGACGATGGAACTTACAACGTAGGTAAACCAGTTGAAGGGTTAAAGTCATTTTTGGAGAGTGGTAAATAATGGCAACAGCTACTATCTTAAAAAAATTGCAAACCTTTAAGCGTTTTTCATCTTTATGTCCAGTTTTAGCAATTCATGACGATGATAACATTTTTATTTGTGAAAATAACTATATCGGTTTTGGATTTAAATGTATTCCCTTGTCTGGTACAACGGGAAAAGAGCTCTCTCAATTAAAAACGCTTTTATCAGGGTATTTCCCGAATAGTACCGTTATTCAGATATCTTTGTTTGCCTCACCAAATATCAGCCACATTGCAAATAGATCTGATTTCTTACGCATGAATTGTCAGAATCAGGTTATGAAAACGACGAACTTAAAACGCTCACGTTTTCTGCTGGCTCATACATCGAAAGCGTTTAGCGGCACTAATACAAAAGCTCGTAACTGTGAATTGTACTTTACTGTCAAAGTGCCTATTAAAAATGATCTTTCTCCTTCACATAATGAATTAAATACTGTTAAAGAGATGCAGGGTAACTTTGAAACCACTCTTAGAATGACGGGTTTCGCACCTCAGCAACTTACAAGAGAAATATATCTTACCGCTATCACTTCAATGATAAATCAAGGCAGTAATGCGACATGGCGCGACAGAATGCCGATTGAAGTTGATGAAGATAAAATGATTTCGGAACAGCTACTAGAACTAGATAGCTTGTTTTTCGTTCGGTCTAATTATGTCGGTTTCGGCAATCCAGAGGATGAGAGTAGTAAAACAGACACAAACACTACTTTTGCAAGAACAATTTCAGCTAAAAAGTTGCCTCGCAGATTTCAAGAGGGTTCGGCTCAGTATTTTTTAGGCGATTTGATGAACGGTGCAACCGGTATAAAAAACCCCTGCATCATCAACATGACACTGGTTTATCCAGACCAGCAGAATGCTAAAAGTACATTTACATCAAAACGTACAGTTGCTACACGCAACGCAGATGGACCATCTTCAAGATGGGTTCCATCAATGAAAACCACAAGTTCTGGATTTGATGTTTTGGCTCAGAAAATTGATGATGGACAGCCAATTTACAAAGCTGCCTTTTCTGTTTCAATTTTTGCCAATTCAGTTCAACAACTTAATCAATCTGTACAGGAAGCAACTAGCTACCTTAACAATTTATCTTTCAAAATGATTCCCGATGTCAATTTCGTCGCACCGATATTTCTAGGCACACTGCCATTATTTTATGAAGCAAGTGCTGACAAATTTTTCGGTCGCTCTCGAACTCTGGCGGTGGAAGAAGCACTCGTTCTTTCTCCACTGTATTCAGATTGGCAAGGAACTGGTAATCCGGTTCTGACTCTTACATCAAGAAATGGTCAGGTCCAGACAATGGACTTTTTCCAAAGCGATACAAACTACAACGTATGTATTGCCGCATCATCTGGCTCAGGTAAATCATTCTTAACTAACTACATTATCTCTGCATACCGTTCACTAGGGGCTAAGATATGGGTAATTGACGCTGGCGACTCATATAAAAAACTGTGTCAGATGTTTGATGGTTCGTATGTGGATTTTCATCCATCGACCAAACCATGTCTTAACTTCTTTGAAATTATTGAAGATTACTTTGGTGAAGATGAAGATGCAGATGAAGGAACCGGTGAAGAAGATTTAGTTATTGGTTTGCTGTCAGTGATGGCTGCACCACAAGACGGTTTAGGGGATTTTGAAACATCCCGTTTGAAAAATCATGTTGCCAAATTAGTTAGGGAACATGGTAAAGAAACAACTATCGACATGGTAGCAGACTCCTGCAAAAACGATCCTGATCAGCGCATTAAAGATATCGGTGAGCAGTTATATCCGTTCACAAAAGAAGGTCAATACGGCAAATATTTTACCGGTAAAAACAATATCTCGTTTGATAATCCGTTTACTGTACTTGAGTTGGGTCGCATTGAGAAATCCGAACACCTGAAACAAATCATTCTGATGCAATTAATTTATCAAATTCAACAGGATATGTATCTAGGTGATCGAGATCAAATGAAGATTGTAATCATTGATGAGGCATGGGCTTTACTAACAGGAAACATCGGTGCATTTATCGAAAAAGGGTATCGCCGGTTCCGAAAATACTACGGTAGTGCTATTACGATAACTCAATCTATCAATGATATGTATAAAGACCGCGTTGGTCTTGCTATCACAGATAACTCCGCATTCCTTGCCATGCTAGGACAAACAGAATCTGCGGTGAACAAAGCACGAAGGGAAGAACGTTTACCGCTCGATGAAGCTGGTTACGAATTTTTGAAAACAGTAAAAAGCCAAGCGGGTATCTATTCAGAAATCTACTTTATGAGTGCTATGGGGGGAGGAATTTGCCGGTTCATTGTCGATAAGTTTTCTTACATGCTTTACACAACAAAAGCATCTGAAGTACAGGCGATTGAGGATAAATTGAAGAAGGGGCAAGACGTCATTGAGGCAATTGATGATTATTTAATAGAACAGGGGTACGGAAACGATGATTAAAACCGTTTTTTTACCGATTTTGTTCGGGTTTATCGGTGCGGGTATTTACTCGCACTTAAAGCCACCAAAGCCGCTGGTGGCACAAATTGCTGTGATAAACATGAGTAACCCTGACGGGAGTATCAAATCCCCCCAAGAACGAGCGGTAATACAGCATAGAGCTGACATTTTGAAAGGCAAAGGTTTCATCATATTCAATCAATCAGCGCTTCATACGGCTCCTGACGGCGTATACATCAGTGGAAAGCTAAAAGATAACTGATATGCACCTGAAGAAACTTTATAAAAGAATTTCAAAGAAAAAACGGGGATGGGGGCGGCAATCTCTTTATATGTTGATTATTGTCGCCACTGTCGCACCTGCAAGCCATTACATACTTAATCGTTTTTCAATTGGGATTGATCCGCAAAACTACCCCTGCCTCCCTGAACACAGAATTTATCTAATTGATAAAATGGATAAAGATATTCAGAAAGGGAAAATATTTGCTTTTCGGTCTGAATACATCAGTAGCATTGCGATCAAATTTATAGACGGTGTAGCTGGTGACAAGGTTAGGGTCAATCCTGAAGAAACCACTGTCAATGAGCTGATGGTGGGTGAAGGACTTCTATTAGCAAGAGAATCTGGTCATACAGAGCAGGAATTACAACGTGAAGGGATAATTCCTGCTGGTCACATCTGGCTAATGGGTCGAACTAAGGTCAGTTTTGACTCACGGTATTGGGGCGTACTCCCCATAGAAAATGTGATCGGGAGAGCATATCCGATATGGTAAAAAAGAAAGTTACATTATTAATTTCTCTATTAACACTGTCCATTACATCCAGTGCAAATAGTAAATTAAATATGGTTACTCCATATACAGAATCCATTCCTACTGTCGAACGAGCTACTGATACAGACATGGCAGATTTGGAAAAACTGAAAGCAGTGGCAGCGGCACAAGCTGAAGTTCACAGAGAAGCAACGCGCCAGCTTATCGCAGATAAAAACGTCATGGCAAATCAGGCTATTAACAAGCTAACGACTGATGAAGGTCAGATACTGAAGGAGATGATCAAAAGTCAGAATGAAAGTGGAAATTTCAACCAACAGCAAAAAGGTAATGTATTTTACATATTGATTTCGGCAAGTCTTAAAGATACTGAAGTAATTGATATTATGCGGTCAGTATCAGGTCGTAATGATGTAATCCTAGTTGTTCAGGGAGTTAAAAATAAAGATTCACTGGTCGATGAAATAAATCACTGGCATAAATTAATTCGCGATACGAAGTCAGAAGTGAATTTCACAATAGACCCGAACATTTTTATCAAATATGGTGTGCGAACCATTCCGACTATCATTCATGAAAATGATGGTGAATTTGTATCTCTGGTACATGGAATTTCCAATGTTAATTATCTCGATAACAAAACAGGGAATATGGGTGTGCAAGGACCAGTTGTTGAGGTAATTGAACGTAATATGCTGGATTTAATTGAAGAAGGTATTAAAAATCTAGATTTCGAGAAAATGAAAAAGGATGCCTATAACCGATACTGGAAGAATAAAGATATATACAAATTCCCTGAAGCTCTAAAAGATAGCACCCACTATGTAGACCCAAGCGTTGTGATACCACAGGATATATTATCTCCAGATGGACGCATAATTGCCAAAAAAGGGCGAGTAAACCCTATGGACGTTATCCCGTTTAACTTGAAGTTAATTTTTTTCAATCCTGCTTCAGAATGGCAACGTGTATTTGCACAACAGCAATATCAAAATGCCAAAGAAGAAAACTTAATTCCTACATTAATTGCAACTGACGTTTATGGGAA
This sequence is a window from Providencia rettgeri. Protein-coding genes within it:
- the traV gene encoding type IV conjugative transfer system lipoprotein TraV, coding for MKFLLLPLMVLTTLSLTACSSLMVGETEFGCKGMPNSVTCMSVRDVHKLTDGENYQEKIDTVSQMQLNGEVVSKSDMDNILKSENSKWVGTESGQYVPVPKPAANPQPIRSESMVMRVLIDPYENTDGDLIITGYVYTEISPRKWEVGVSRPDRKHNAVLKPLQTPDNRK
- the lepB gene encoding signal peptidase I, which encodes MHLKKLYKRISKKKRGWGRQSLYMLIIVATVAPASHYILNRFSIGIDPQNYPCLPEHRIYLIDKMDKDIQKGKIFAFRSEYISSIAIKFIDGVAGDKVRVNPEETTVNELMVGEGLLLARESGHTEQELQREGIIPAGHIWLMGRTKVSFDSRYWGVLPIENVIGRAYPIW
- a CDS encoding thioredoxin fold domain-containing protein gives rise to the protein MKESQSTDKYADGAGFKMKNKIHLSLISLALAFTTAHAHANYADIEKTNTQTVFNQEALKAHPTKTPDIPKFLLPSNGIIALNNNGNLQLLTSNGRFVIKGTLYDTWAKKDLTSFEEIQKFGSIIPVKNLNIKMDDLQSATWGKGPKQTIIFTDPFCVQCHETLQQLNNLDPEKYTVHVLSVGVLNSNSQQRNFELYCAKDRYRADRAIITGNNSVRFDQIENCDREALMKREITAQVFGVSMIPFIIRDDGTYNVGKPVEGLKSFLESGK
- the traC gene encoding type IV secretion system protein TraC; protein product: MATATILKKLQTFKRFSSLCPVLAIHDDDNIFICENNYIGFGFKCIPLSGTTGKELSQLKTLLSGYFPNSTVIQISLFASPNISHIANRSDFLRMNCQNQVMKTTNLKRSRFLLAHTSKAFSGTNTKARNCELYFTVKVPIKNDLSPSHNELNTVKEMQGNFETTLRMTGFAPQQLTREIYLTAITSMINQGSNATWRDRMPIEVDEDKMISEQLLELDSLFFVRSNYVGFGNPEDESSKTDTNTTFARTISAKKLPRRFQEGSAQYFLGDLMNGATGIKNPCIINMTLVYPDQQNAKSTFTSKRTVATRNADGPSSRWVPSMKTTSSGFDVLAQKIDDGQPIYKAAFSVSIFANSVQQLNQSVQEATSYLNNLSFKMIPDVNFVAPIFLGTLPLFYEASADKFFGRSRTLAVEEALVLSPLYSDWQGTGNPVLTLTSRNGQVQTMDFFQSDTNYNVCIAASSGSGKSFLTNYIISAYRSLGAKIWVIDAGDSYKKLCQMFDGSYVDFHPSTKPCLNFFEIIEDYFGEDEDADEGTGEEDLVIGLLSVMAAPQDGLGDFETSRLKNHVAKLVREHGKETTIDMVADSCKNDPDQRIKDIGEQLYPFTKEGQYGKYFTGKNNISFDNPFTVLELGRIEKSEHLKQIILMQLIYQIQQDMYLGDRDQMKIVIIDEAWALLTGNIGAFIEKGYRRFRKYYGSAITITQSINDMYKDRVGLAITDNSAFLAMLGQTESAVNKARREERLPLDEAGYEFLKTVKSQAGIYSEIYFMSAMGGGICRFIVDKFSYMLYTTKASEVQAIEDKLKKGQDVIEAIDDYLIEQGYGNDD
- a CDS encoding TrbC family F-type conjugative pilus assembly protein gives rise to the protein MVKKKVTLLISLLTLSITSSANSKLNMVTPYTESIPTVERATDTDMADLEKLKAVAAAQAEVHREATRQLIADKNVMANQAINKLTTDEGQILKEMIKSQNESGNFNQQQKGNVFYILISASLKDTEVIDIMRSVSGRNDVILVVQGVKNKDSLVDEINHWHKLIRDTKSEVNFTIDPNIFIKYGVRTIPTIIHENDGEFVSLVHGISNVNYLDNKTGNMGVQGPVVEVIERNMLDLIEEGIKNLDFEKMKKDAYNRYWKNKDIYKFPEALKDSTHYVDPSVVIPQDILSPDGRIIAKKGRVNPMDVIPFNLKLIFFNPASEWQRVFAQQQYQNAKEENLIPTLIATDVYGNGWETFSDSNLYGDDATLYFIQEGMKERFGIRNVPSIVTGDDKQFIVNEYAERNY